The DNA region CTGGAATCGTTTTGGCGCCCCACTCGACCAACTCTCCGCCTTCGAGCACCTCACGGAAGAGCGGATGCAGCTTCATCCGCTGCAGGGAGTCGTGGACGTCAAAGCGTGCGTCGGCATAGTCTAGACCGACGACCAGTCCAACGGCGACAGTGCTGTCAGACATCGGATACATGAAACTGCCGCCGAAGGCATCTTTCGGGAGCGGCCACGCCATCGTGTGAATGATCCGGTCGAGCGGCTTTTTGACCTCCCAGATCTCCTTCACACCCAGCGCAAAGATTTGCGGATTCTCGGACGTGATGCCCTTCCAGTCGAGCCACGCCTGCGACAGTGATCCTCGCGTCCCCTCTGAGAGAACGGTCACGCGTGCGGTGAGGTCGACCGCGGGCATTGCATCAGCACTCGCGGGCTCACCATCACGGCCTAACCCCGACGGAGTCGTCCGCACCCCGATGACGTTGTCTTCCTCAATGAGGAGTGCATCCACGGGGAAGCCGGGAAAGACGTTCACCCCCAGTCCCTCGGCCTGCTCACCCATCCAGCGCACGATCTCCGAGATCGATGCGATCCAGTTGCCGTGATTCTTCATCGTAGGAGGCGTCGGGATCCGATAGGAATTCGACTCGGTCAGTACATAGACCGCCTCCTTGGTAACCGGCCGACGAAGGGGCAGGTCGTCCATGAGGAGCTCAGGAAACAACTCCTTGAACGCGCTCGGATTCACGACCGCACCGGAGAGATTGTGCTCGCCGAGCTGGCCGGCCTTTTCAAGCACAGCGATCTCGACCTCCCCAACCCCGTCGCCTGATTCGTTGTCCTTCCGCACCAGACGAGCCAGCTCGATCGCACCGGCCAGACCGGCGGGGCCACCTCCAACAAACACGACATCCATGGGAAGCGCTTCGTCATCCGGCTGATCGGCGACGATGAACCGATCACGCGGAAGCGGCGGCTGATCATCGAGTGAACAGATCGACGTGCGGAGAACGCTGGTGCCCTCGGCCATGGGGAAGCTCCGGTGCTGGTTCATTGGGGGATCCGCGTCGAGCGACGCGTGTACGGATTCGACCCCAAAGATAACGGAGCCCTTCCGCATGACCCACGATCGCGCCCGAACTCTCGGTGACCTCAAGTCGAACGGCTACGTAAGCCGCTCTGTGAAGGACGAGATGCGGAACAACCTCATCCGGAAGCTGAAGACCGGCGATGAGCTGTTCCCAGGCGTGCAGGGCTATAACGACACTGTCGTGCCTCAGATCATCAACGCGGTCCTCGCTCGACACGATTTTATCCTCCTCGGCCTCCGTGGGCAGGCGAAGAGTCGGATCCTGCGTCAGCTTGCCCTCCTCATGGACGACGAGGTACCGGTCATTGCGGGTAGTGAAGTCAACGACGATCCCGTTTCTCCGATCTCCAAGTACGCGAAAGAACTAATCGCGGAGCACGGGGACGACACACCCATCGCCTGGATCGATCGGGACGCCCGCTACGTCGAGAAACTGGCCACTCCGGACGTCACCATTGCAGACATGATCGGGGACGTAGACCCGATCAAGGCGGCCCGAGGCGGGCATATTCTCGGGGACGAGCTGACGATCCACTACGGCCTGATGCCCAGAGCCAACCGGGGTGTCTTCGCGATCAACGAGCTCCCTGACCTGGCCGGGAAAATCCAGGTCGGGCTGTTCAATATCCTCCAAGAGGGGGATGTGCAGGTGAAGGGCTACCCCCTTCGCCTAGCACTCGACCTGATGATGGTCTTCACCGCAAATCCTGAGGATTACACGGCGCGCGGAAAAATCATTACCCCGCTCAAGGACCGGATCGGCGCCGAGATCAGGACACACTATCCGGCAGAAGTGGAAACCGGCATCGAGATCACCCGCCAAGAGGCATGGGTGGGCCGCGAGGGTGCATGCATCGAGGTGCCAGACTTCCTCGAGGAGACGGTCGAGCGCATCGCTTTCATCGCTCGCGGCGACAAGCGGATCGACCAGCGATCGGGTGTCAGCCAACGAATGCCGATCACGGTCATGGAGACCGCGGTTTCCAACGCTGAGCGAAGAGCACTCCGTCACAACGAAGAGGTCGCAGTACCTCGCGTCTCCGATCTGTTCGCTGCACTTCCAGCGATCACGGGAAAGATGGAGCTCGAGTACGAGGGCGAGATGCACGGTGGCGATCGAATCGCGCGCGAGCTGATTCAGCAAAGTTGCTCGCAGACGTTCGACGTACGCGCTGCCGGCGCCGACGTCGACGACATCGTCGAGTATTTCGAAACGGGAGGGGCAATCCAGGTGGGGCAGAACTCGTCAGGGTCCGCTTGCGTTCTAGGCTTCCAGACAGTTCCGGGGCTCCTGGATCTGGTGCGCATGGTCGGACTCGTGTCCGATTCTGCCGGGGACGGGCACCGGGCGGCGGCGTGCGAGCTGGTACTGGAGGCCCTGGTTGCGCAGAAGCGGATCAGTCGAAACCATGCGGGATACAGTCGAGTTCCGCACCATGGCCCGACTCAGGGAAAGGGATACGAGGGGTTCGACCCGATGGGCGGGATGAACGCCTGAGTCTCAGAGGAACCTCGCCTACTTCCCGCCATCCACCGGCAGCACGACCCCGCTGATCCAGCCCGCATTCTCTGACGCCAAGAAAAGCACCGCATGCGCTATGTCCGCGGGCGTACCTAGACGTCGGAGTGCGATTCCATCCAGCAGGTCGGCCTGCCCTTCAGGCCCATACGCTTTCCACTGACGCTCGGTAGCGTGGTTCGATAGCACGAAGCCAGGGGCAACGTTGTTCACGGTGATTCCGTAGGGCCCGAGCTCGTGCGCTAGCTGGCGGGTCAGGCCGATCTGGCCCGCCTTTGCCGTAGCATACGCCTGAATTCCCGTCTTGCTGATGGTCAGGCCGGCACCGCTAGAGATGTTGATGATCCGGCCTTGGCAAGCCTCCTTCATACAGCGCGCAACGGCCTGCGAGGCCCAGAATACAGCAGTTTGGTTGACCGCGACAACAGCCTCCCAATCCTGGATAGTCACCTCTTCCAGCGGCCGCCCCACCTGCCCTAGCACACCCCCGGCGTTGTTCACCAGGACATCGACACGGCCGGTCTGCGCGAGAGCAGACTGCACCCACGCATCTACTGCGAAGCGGTCGGTCACATCGACGATCGTTCCGTAGCAGGCGTCGCCAATGATCTCCAGAGTTTTCTGTAACTCATCCTCGACGACATCGCACACGAACACGGTGGCCCCACGTGTCGCGAAGGAGCCCGCGATCGCCCTGCCGAAGCCGTGAGCTCCGCCGGTCACCAGAACGGTCTGGCCTGAAAAGTCGTAGCTCATGCCCATCCCTCGGTCAGCCGTGCCCGTGTCTCTTCGACTGCGATTCCCCAGATCTCGTTCATCTCGTCCTCACTCCGCTCGTACCAGCCTCCGAAAGAGCCGTCACCCATCGCTTCTCGCAGACGCTCAGGAGACAACTGGTCACGGTCGGATAAACCAAGTGGCGGCTTATGCGCGTCCGGTAGATCCACTCCAGCCACCCGTGTCCATGGGAACGTCTCCATCCACGATGCATGGGACGCATCTGGGTCGATTGCATCGATAGCGGACCGCACGGCAGGCGCCTTCCACCAATCGTGCCATCTGACCTCGACTCCTTCGCGACCGGTCGCCCACGCCTCGACAGCCGGACGCGCCAGACTGTTCCCACCGTGCCCGTTCACCACAAGAATCCTCATGAACCCGTGACGGCGGAGGCTCGCGAGGATTTCAGTTAACACTCTCTCGTAGGTCGCCTGCGACAGCGTGACAGTGCCCGGATAGCCCATGAAGTAAGGCGTCAGTCCGTAATGCTGAGCGGGGAACACCGGAATTCCTAGCGGATCCGCCGCCGCAGACGCCACGCGTTCTGCGAGGATGCTGTCCGTGGCCAGACTGATGAATGCGTGCTGCTCCGTACTGCCGAGCGGTAACACACACCTGTCATCAGTCTCCAGGTAGGACTCTACCTGTTGCCAGTTCATCTTCGAAATCTTCACTGACCTGCTCCGGCCTGTTCGGCCATCCATGAGTCCAAAATCTTCCGCTGCGCGACAGGTATCGCATAGTCGGTCGTGTCCGCGGGATTGATCCAGGCATGTTCTCCGAGGGTAGCGGCAGGGCTATTAGTCGGCGCCACTCGGCACGACCCCGGCCTGTACGTCATGTCGATGTGTGTGAATTTGTGCCGGACCTCGGGGAGCACCATGGCCTCCCCGACAGGGCTCAATCCAGACTCCCTGGCGAACGAGAAAAGGTCGGTATGCGTCGATGCCTCCACTGTCTCTAACGACGGCAGTTCGGGAAACGCCCACATCCCGCCCAGCAGTCCGTCATCTGGTCGGCGCACGAGCAGGACGCGATGACCGTCGTGAAAGACTCCAACGGCGACACTTTCGGTACGCACTGCAGCTCGCGTGCGGCGGCCAGGTCGCTCAAGCTGGGTGCCCATTTCCTTGGCCTGACACCAGGACTGGACCGGACACTCTGAGCACTTCGGGCGCCGAGGTGTGCAGATCGTTGCTCCAAGCTCCATCAAGGCCTGGTTCCAGTCTCCCGGTCGCTCCGGATCGACGAGTCGCTCCGCCGCACGCTTGAGCCACGGCGGTCTGGGGTCTACCTCGTCGCAAACACGGGCCAGCACTCGCTTCACATTCCCGTCGACCGCAGGCACGACCTCACCGAACGCAATGCTCGCAATCGCTCCAGCGGTGTATGCTCCCACCCCTGGGAGTTTGGACAAATCATCGTGGGTCGCTGGAAAGACACCGCCGTGCTCATGGACGATCATTACAGCGGCTTTACGCAGATTCTTCGCTCGGCGGTAATAGCCCATGCCCTCCCACGCCTTCAGGACGTCATCCTCTTCGGCCGAGGCCAGTGACTGGAGGTCGGGGAACCGCTCGAGCCAGGCGTCGTAGTACCTCTCCACTGTCGCAACACGCGTCTGTTGCAGCATGAACTCCGAAATAAGCACTC from Longimicrobiales bacterium includes:
- a CDS encoding electron-transfer flavoprotein:ubiquinone oxidoreductase, whose translation is MNQHRSFPMAEGTSVLRTSICSLDDQPPLPRDRFIVADQPDDEALPMDVVFVGGGPAGLAGAIELARLVRKDNESGDGVGEVEIAVLEKAGQLGEHNLSGAVVNPSAFKELFPELLMDDLPLRRPVTKEAVYVLTESNSYRIPTPPTMKNHGNWIASISEIVRWMGEQAEGLGVNVFPGFPVDALLIEEDNVIGVRTTPSGLGRDGEPASADAMPAVDLTARVTVLSEGTRGSLSQAWLDWKGITSENPQIFALGVKEIWEVKKPLDRIIHTMAWPLPKDAFGGSFMYPMSDSTVAVGLVVGLDYADARFDVHDSLQRMKLHPLFREVLEGGELVEWGAKTIPEGGYYSVPKERHGDGLIIVGDAAGYVEVSSLKGIHYAMHSGIMAARQIFDALKKGDTSREALAGYTTAVDQSVIMKDLKATRNMRLAFKSGFYSGGVKAGLMTVTGGAFPGGKISIEEDAAETKRLASEPSKVVPDGKLTFSKVDAVYKSGNQTRDDIPSHLVIGEDVSAEAAEMYVHLCPAGVYERDGDKLVVNAPNCIDCKATDVLGPRWTPREGGSGPAYRQM
- a CDS encoding glucose 1-dehydrogenase gives rise to the protein MSYDFSGQTVLVTGGAHGFGRAIAGSFATRGATVFVCDVVEDELQKTLEIIGDACYGTIVDVTDRFAVDAWVQSALAQTGRVDVLVNNAGGVLGQVGRPLEEVTIQDWEAVVAVNQTAVFWASQAVARCMKEACQGRIINISSGAGLTISKTGIQAYATAKAGQIGLTRQLAHELGPYGITVNNVAPGFVLSNHATERQWKAYGPEGQADLLDGIALRRLGTPADIAHAVLFLASENAGWISGVVLPVDGGK
- a CDS encoding creatininase family protein encodes the protein MKISKMNWQQVESYLETDDRCVLPLGSTEQHAFISLATDSILAERVASAAADPLGIPVFPAQHYGLTPYFMGYPGTVTLSQATYERVLTEILASLRRHGFMRILVVNGHGGNSLARPAVEAWATGREGVEVRWHDWWKAPAVRSAIDAIDPDASHASWMETFPWTRVAGVDLPDAHKPPLGLSDRDQLSPERLREAMGDGSFGGWYERSEDEMNEIWGIAVEETRARLTEGWA
- the mutY gene encoding A/G-specific adenine glycosylase, with the translated sequence MNKPLAMEPAVVPDLRHALLTHYDRFGRDLPWRESTDPYRVLISEFMLQQTRVATVERYYDAWLERFPDLQSLASAEEDDVLKAWEGMGYYRRAKNLRKAAVMIVHEHGGVFPATHDDLSKLPGVGAYTAGAIASIAFGEVVPAVDGNVKRVLARVCDEVDPRPPWLKRAAERLVDPERPGDWNQALMELGATICTPRRPKCSECPVQSWCQAKEMGTQLERPGRRTRAAVRTESVAVGVFHDGHRVLLVRRPDDGLLGGMWAFPELPSLETVEASTHTDLFSFARESGLSPVGEAMVLPEVRHKFTHIDMTYRPGSCRVAPTNSPAATLGEHAWINPADTTDYAIPVAQRKILDSWMAEQAGAGQ